In Streptomyces venezuelae, the sequence GGGCAGACCTCACCCGTCCTCGCCGCCGCCACCGCCGACGGGCTCGGACTGTGGATCGGGGAGCTGGAGAAGGTCCTCACCCGGCTGCTGGCGGCGACCCCGCTGGAGGGGTACGCCGACCCGGCCGGGCTGGCCCGGGCCACGGCCGCCTCCTTCATCGGCATCGAACTGTACGAAGGGGTCGACCCGCAGGGCGCCGGCAGCGCGCTCGCCGCACTGGAACAGCTCGCCCGACTGGCCACGATGCTGGAGGGCCTCGGCTCCCTGAGCCAGCGCGTGGTACGCCACGGCCTGCGGCGCGGCACCCGCTGAACCCGGCCGCGCCGCCCGCGCCGCCGGAGCCGCCCGCCTGCGTCACCCGTACGGCCCACGCCGCCCGATCCGCGGAAAGACCGCCCGGTCGGCCGAGCCCCGTTCGACACGACCGGAGCCGTCACCTTTCGTAGGGATATCGGCCTCGGGATCGACCATCGGGAGGGACCGTGGCGCCGGAAGGCTTCGACTACGAGACGCACAGCCGCCTCGCCGGTCCCCTCGCGCGGCCGGCGCCCGGGCCCGACGGCGTCCACCGGGTGGAGTACCGGTCCCTGCTCTCACGCGAGGAGGTCCGCACCCGAATACGGGCGATCGCCCTCATGACCCTGGCCCCGGTGGCCGCGGCCACCCTGCTGCTCTACCTGGTCTGGCCCACCCACTGGACCGTCCGGGAGGGCGCCGCCCGATGGCTGGTCGTCCTCGATGCCACGATGCTCTGCTCCATCGCGCTCATCATGCTCTTCACCCTGGTCAACGTGGTGTCGATCGCCCACGCCACGATGGCCGCCCGGGACCCCGTCCCCGTACCGGCCGAGCCCGGCACCCGCGTCGCGTTCCTGACGACCTACGTCCCCGGCAAGGAGCCCCTCGCCATGGTGCGGGCCACCCTCCGGGGAGCGCGGCGCGTCCGCCACGACGGCCCGCTGGACGTGTGGCTGCTGGACGAGGGCGACGACCCCGAGGCCCGGGCACTGTGCGCGCGACTCGGCGTACGGCACTTCACCCGCAAGGGAGTGCCCGAGTGGAACACGGCCAAGGGCCCCCACCGGGCGAGGACCAAGCACGGCAACTACAACTCCTGGCTGGCGAGCCACGGCGACGACTACGAGTTCTTCGCCTCCGTCGACACCGACCACGTCCCGCTCGCGAACTACCTGGAGCGGATGCTCGGGTTCTTCCGCGACCCCGACGTCGCCTTCGTGGTCGGCCCGCAGGTCTACGGCAACTACACCGAGGCCGTCACCAAGGCCGCCGAGTCCCAGCAGTACCTCTTCCACGCCCTGATCCAGCGGGCCGGCAACCGCTACGGCGCCCCCATGTTCGTCGGCACCAACAACGCCGTACGGATCAGCGCCCTGCGGCAGATCGGCGGACTCTACGACTCCATCACCGAGGACATGGCCACCGGCTTCGAGCTCCACCGCCGCAGGAACCCGGCCACGGGCCGGTTCTGGCGCTCCGTCTACACCCCCGACGTGCTGGCCGTCGGCGAGGGCCCCGCCTCCTGGACCGACCTCTTCACCCAGCAGCTGCGCTGGTCGCGGGGCACCTACGAGACCCTGTTCAAGCAGTACCGCAAGAGCCTCTTCACGATGCCCGCCGGGCGCCGGCTCAACTACACGCTGATGCTCGTCTACTACCCGATGACCGCCGTGAACTGGCTGCTCGGCATCCTCAGCTGCGCCCTCTTCCTCTGGTTCGGCGCCTCCGGCACCCAGGTCTCCTCCAAGGTCTGGCTGATGCTCTACGCCGACGCGGCCGCCCTCCAGGTGGGCCTGTACCTGTGGAACCGCCGGCACAACGTCTCGCCCCACGAACCGGCCGGCTCCGGCGGCGTCGCCGGCATGGCCCTGTCCGCGGTCTGCGCGCCCGTCTACCTCAGGTCACTCGGCTCGGCGGTGCTGCGCACCGAGGGCCGTTTCGTCGTCACCCCCAAGGGCGGTGACGCCAGCCCCGACCGGCTGGCGACCTTCCGCATCCACCTCTTCTGGGCCGCCGTCCTGGTCGTCTCGCTGCTGGCGTCCGTCCGCTTCGACCACACGCACGTCGCCATGCGCGTCTGGGCGGTGCTGGCACTGGGCATCGCGCTCGCCCCGGTCGCCGTGTGGTGCGTGACGCGCCGCCGGCCCGTCTCCGGCGGCGGCGCGGACGGAGGTTCCGAGCCGGGTGAGGAGCCGGCGTACGTCCGGGCGACAGGAGGGAACTGAGCATGGACTACCGGCCGTCGAAGAAGTTCAAGAAGACCGCCCTCGGCGCCGCCGCCGTGCTGGTGCTGGTCGCGCTCAACGCACCCGCCGCGCTCTCCTTCGCCGAGGACAAGTACCACGCGTACAAGATCGGGCAGACCAGCTACCGGATCCAGTACGGGTCGTGGGGCCTCGTCGGGCTCCCCGAGGAGTACCGGATCAACGCCATGCACGCGGCCCTGCTGCACACGGGCAAGGTGCTGCTCATCGCCGGCAGCGGCAACAACCAGAAGAACTTCGACAAGGGCACCTTCGACACCGTCCTGTGGGACCCGGAGGACGACAGCTTCAAGAAGATCCCGACACCCGAGGACTTCTTCTGCGCCGGGCACAGCCAGCTGCCCGACGGCCGGCTGCTGGTGGCCGGCGGCACCGCCCGGTACGAGGTCCTCCACGGGAAGGTCACCCGGGCGGGCGGCCGGATGCGGGTCAAGAACGAGAACCCCGACAAGAGCGTCAAGCTCCGCAAGGGCACCCGCTTCCGCTCGCCGTCCGGGGTGGAGTACGAGGCGAAGTTCGACGTGGTCGTGCCGAAGGCCAGGAAGAAGTTCGAGATCACCTACGGGCGCGGGGGCAAGGTCGTGCCGTGGCGGACCACCGTGGTCGCCGCCGAGTCACGGGTCTTCGTGGAGGCCGTGAAGCCCGGCGCCGAGGGGCTGACCACGGAGGCCGCGCAGTACGAGGTGGTCGGGCTGACGGGCAAGGACGCCGACAACGTCTACGGGCTCGCGGAACGGCTGAGCGCCGACAAGCAGGACTTCCAGGGCATCAAGTCGGCGTACGAGTTCGACCCGGTGGCGGAGAAGTACCTGCGCGTCGACCCGATGGGCGACGCCCGCTGGTACCCGACGCTCGTCACCCTGCAGGACGGGCGGGTGCTCGCGGTCTCCGGGCTGAACGACGTGGGCGACGTGGTGCCCGG encodes:
- a CDS encoding glycosyltransferase family 2 protein, translated to MAPEGFDYETHSRLAGPLARPAPGPDGVHRVEYRSLLSREEVRTRIRAIALMTLAPVAAATLLLYLVWPTHWTVREGAARWLVVLDATMLCSIALIMLFTLVNVVSIAHATMAARDPVPVPAEPGTRVAFLTTYVPGKEPLAMVRATLRGARRVRHDGPLDVWLLDEGDDPEARALCARLGVRHFTRKGVPEWNTAKGPHRARTKHGNYNSWLASHGDDYEFFASVDTDHVPLANYLERMLGFFRDPDVAFVVGPQVYGNYTEAVTKAAESQQYLFHALIQRAGNRYGAPMFVGTNNAVRISALRQIGGLYDSITEDMATGFELHRRRNPATGRFWRSVYTPDVLAVGEGPASWTDLFTQQLRWSRGTYETLFKQYRKSLFTMPAGRRLNYTLMLVYYPMTAVNWLLGILSCALFLWFGASGTQVSSKVWLMLYADAAALQVGLYLWNRRHNVSPHEPAGSGGVAGMALSAVCAPVYLRSLGSAVLRTEGRFVVTPKGGDASPDRLATFRIHLFWAAVLVVSLLASVRFDHTHVAMRVWAVLALGIALAPVAVWCVTRRRPVSGGGADGGSEPGEEPAYVRATGGN